A stretch of Henckelia pumila isolate YLH828 chromosome 4, ASM3356847v2, whole genome shotgun sequence DNA encodes these proteins:
- the LOC140862471 gene encoding uncharacterized protein: MAANSQQFVTIKNDHVPKKNSEMAVGNGQTTKACGICAVMGHATDMCPTLQEGSTEQVGRIIPLSDMETLQYTNLTIKLIGHNVLKFQRLETRASIQQLNAQMGQLETSINRLEALNSNSLPSQTMVNPKENVNAITLKSGKKLKVNEEVVKEPVQNKDVQESKVEEDETVQMDAPRALKESRKDERINGLYEVFRRFEVNIHLLDAIKQVPRYAKFLKELCTVKRKQKLKGCQKVELREQVSAVIQRKVPKKCKDPGRPFLKTSKSNIDVNNDTLTMEFDTDVVKFHIFDTLQILDCESVVNNFNVINHLSQEHKNVVNEYKVKEVIARPIENFTAESFCSDLQVPRKSKQRKKRPKITAKLRKWVKVVR; the protein is encoded by the exons atggctgccaattctcaacaatttgttACCATCAAGAATGATCATGTACCAAAAAagaacagtgag atggctgtagggaatggacagactaCAAAGGCATGTGGTATCTGTGCTGTAATGGGACAcgccactgatatgtgtcctacacttcaagaggGATCTACTGAACAA gttggaaggatcatcccacTCTCAGATATGGAAACTCTCCAGTACACCAACCTCACcatcaagcttataggccacAACGTCCTCAAGTTCCAACGCCTG gaaactagagcaagtatccaacagTTGAACGCTCAAATGGGGCAGTTGGAAACATCAATAAACAGGTTGGAGGCACTGAATTCTAACAGCTTACCATCACAGACAATGGTGAATCCGAAGGAGAATGTGAATGCAATCACCTTGAAGAGTGGAAAGAAGTTGAAGGTTAATGAAGAAGTGGTGAAAGAACCAGTACAGAACAAAGATGTGCAGGAATCCAAGGTAGAGGAGGACGAAACAGTTCAAATGGACGCACCAAGAG CATTGAAAGAGTCTAGGAAGGATGAAAGAATTAATGGGTTGTATGAAGTTTTTCGTAGATTTGAGGTGAATATTCATTTATTAGATGCTATCAAACAAGTACCTCgatatgctaaatttttgaaagagttgTGTACTGTAAAgagaaaacaaaaactaaaGGGTTGTCAGAAAGTTGAATTAAGAGAACAGGTTTCTGCTGTGATTCAAAGAAAGGTACCTaaaaaatgcaaggatccag gaagaccatttcttaaaacttcAAAGTCTAACATAGATGTTAACAATGACACTCTCACTATGGAGTTTGATACGGATGTTGTtaagtttcatatttttgataccctgcAAATTCTTGattgtgaaagtgttgttaataatTTTAATGTCATTAATCACTTGTCGCAAGAACACAAGAATGTTGTGAATGAGTATAAAGTTAAGGAGGTTATTGCAAGACCTATTGAGAATTTTACTGCTGAAAGTTTTTGTTCTGATCTGCAGGTACCCAGGAAATCGAAGCAGAGGAAGAAAAGACCAAAAATTACTGCAAAACTGCGCAAGTGGGTGAAGGTTGTTAGATAA